Proteins encoded together in one Planctomyces sp. SH-PL14 window:
- the ubiE gene encoding bifunctional demethylmenaquinone methyltransferase/2-methoxy-6-polyprenyl-1,4-benzoquinol methylase UbiE, translating into MAVDKSGARVRQMFGEIARRYDLMNHVLSGGTDIYWRSRTVRLVPPQGDAPILDVCTGTGDLALAYSKAAGGRVPVVGSDFTHEMLVLANRKRDKVVKEASAPVSFLEADTQKLPFPDNTFQIVSVAFGLRNVSDTRAGLREMARVCRPGGTVAVLEFSKPKGRLFGGIYQQYFRHVLPRVGQFFAKNKQDAYEYLPASVSEFPSGEKLTAMMDECGLHSSRYVPFTFGVCSLYMGTK; encoded by the coding sequence ATGGCAGTCGACAAGTCCGGTGCCCGCGTCCGTCAGATGTTCGGCGAGATCGCGCGGCGGTACGACCTCATGAACCACGTCCTCTCGGGGGGGACCGACATCTACTGGCGGTCGCGGACCGTGCGGCTCGTCCCTCCCCAGGGAGACGCCCCGATCCTCGACGTCTGCACCGGGACGGGCGACCTCGCCCTCGCGTATTCGAAGGCGGCCGGCGGACGCGTGCCGGTCGTCGGCTCCGACTTCACGCACGAGATGCTGGTCCTCGCGAACCGGAAGCGGGACAAGGTCGTGAAGGAAGCCTCGGCCCCGGTCTCGTTCCTCGAGGCCGACACGCAGAAGCTCCCCTTCCCCGACAACACCTTCCAGATCGTCTCCGTGGCCTTCGGCCTGCGGAACGTCTCCGACACTCGGGCGGGCCTCCGGGAGATGGCCCGAGTCTGCCGGCCAGGAGGAACGGTCGCTGTCCTCGAGTTCTCGAAGCCGAAGGGGCGGCTCTTCGGCGGGATCTACCAGCAGTACTTCCGCCACGTCCTCCCGAGGGTCGGGCAGTTCTTCGCCAAGAACAAGCAGGACGCCTACGAATACCTGCCGGCCTCGGTCTCGGAGTTCCCCTCCGGCGAGAAGCTGACGGCCATGATGGACGAATGCGGCCTCCACAGCTCGCGCTACGTCCCGTTCACGTTCGGCGTCTGCTCCCTCTACATGGGGACCAAGTAA